One part of the Leclercia sp. LSNIH1 genome encodes these proteins:
- a CDS encoding GNAT family N-acetyltransferase translates to MLIRVEIGIDAPGIDALLRRSFEGEGEAQLVRDLREDGLITLGLVATDDEGQVVGYVAFSPVIVQGEELQWVAMAPLAVDENYRGQGLARQLVYEGLDSLNEFGYAAVVTLGDPDFYSRLGFEKAAHYDLRCRWPGTESAFQVHRLADDALNGVSGLVEYHDRFNSF, encoded by the coding sequence ATGTTGATTCGAGTAGAAATTGGCATCGATGCCCCGGGTATTGACGCCTTATTACGCCGGTCGTTTGAAGGGGAAGGTGAAGCGCAACTGGTTCGCGATCTTCGTGAAGACGGCCTGATTACGCTGGGTCTGGTCGCCACCGATGATGAAGGTCAGGTCGTTGGCTACGTGGCCTTTAGCCCGGTCATCGTGCAGGGCGAAGAGCTGCAGTGGGTTGCCATGGCGCCGCTGGCGGTGGATGAAAACTATCGCGGACAGGGCCTGGCGCGCCAGCTGGTCTACGAAGGGCTGGATTCACTCAATGAGTTTGGCTACGCCGCGGTCGTGACGCTGGGCGATCCGGATTTCTACAGCCGTTTAGGCTTCGAGAAAGCGGCACATTACGATCTGCGTTGCCGCTGGCCGGGCACCGAGTCGGCTTTCCAGGTCCACCGTCTGGCCGACGATGCGCTTAACGGC